A region from the Paenarthrobacter aurescens genome encodes:
- a CDS encoding copper resistance protein CopC, with amino-acid sequence MRTIRPLLAAVVAALAFASALLFSAVPASAHDVAESTTPANGASVAVVPASVSITFNNRPLAIGSGVTVTAGGENWADGPVEIIDNQAVQKLREGAPAGEFTVTWRVVSSDSHPIEGTFTFTAAAGGSTTASGTAGASPAATASSAAVPTAGTAAPGTAANNEPAADASEPFPWSIVGLAVVAVGLVIYLAVTARRKLAASNDSDGGTPAE; translated from the coding sequence ATGCGTACCATCCGCCCGCTTCTGGCCGCCGTCGTCGCTGCTCTTGCTTTCGCTTCAGCCCTGCTGTTTTCGGCGGTGCCGGCTTCCGCGCACGATGTCGCCGAGTCAACCACGCCGGCTAACGGTGCCAGCGTGGCTGTTGTCCCGGCGTCGGTCTCCATCACGTTCAACAACCGCCCCTTGGCGATCGGTTCCGGTGTTACGGTGACTGCAGGTGGCGAGAATTGGGCTGACGGACCGGTGGAAATCATCGATAACCAGGCTGTTCAGAAGCTTCGCGAGGGCGCCCCCGCCGGCGAGTTCACGGTCACATGGCGCGTGGTCAGCTCCGATTCGCACCCTATTGAGGGCACCTTCACGTTCACGGCCGCCGCAGGAGGCTCGACGACGGCCAGTGGTACGGCGGGCGCCTCACCAGCGGCTACGGCTTCCTCCGCCGCGGTACCCACCGCAGGTACGGCTGCGCCCGGAACCGCTGCCAACAATGAACCGGCCGCCGATGCCTCCGAGCCTTTCCCGTGGAGCATCGTGGGCTTGGCTGTTGTAGCAGTTGGCCTTGTTATTTATCTCGCTGTTACCGCGCGGAGAAAATTGGCGGCGTCGAACGACTCAGATGGCGGCACTCCCGCGGAATAG
- a CDS encoding NCS2 family permease: MLKQGSAVDRYFKISERGSTYSREIRGGFATFFAMSYIVVLNPLILSGPDSTGASLGFTAVAATTAFVAGILTILMGAWAKHPFAVATGLGVNAFVAVTVASHPGLTWPDMMGLVVLSGITMLILVLTGFRTAVFKAVPEALKTAIVVGIGLFIALIGLVNAGFVRRIPDAAGTTVPLGLGVDGKLLGWPTLVFAVGLILTIALVVRKVRGAILIGIVVSTALAAILEFTLHIGPSFDGTNVNPRGWSLVAPKLSEWGAPDLSLIGKANPIGAFEHLGFIAAALLAFVILLSIFFDAMGTMVGLANEAGTVDKDGNIPNVDRVLQVDALGAIVGGGASVSSNQIFVESGAGIGEGARTGLASIVTGALFLVAMFFTPLINLVPFEAVAPALVVVGFMMVSQVGKIDWQDWGVGIPAFLTIALMPFTYSIANGLGAGFISFVLIRTFQGRAREVHPLMWAVAGAFLLFFGIGTVEELLGVK, from the coding sequence ATGCTGAAACAAGGTTCTGCAGTCGACCGTTACTTCAAGATTTCCGAACGTGGATCCACCTATTCGCGGGAAATCCGTGGCGGCTTCGCGACCTTCTTCGCCATGAGCTACATCGTGGTGCTGAATCCGCTGATCCTCTCCGGACCTGACTCAACCGGTGCTTCGCTGGGCTTCACCGCCGTGGCAGCCACCACCGCATTCGTTGCTGGCATCCTGACCATCCTCATGGGTGCCTGGGCCAAGCATCCGTTCGCCGTGGCCACAGGCCTGGGCGTCAACGCCTTCGTAGCGGTCACGGTTGCCTCCCACCCCGGCCTAACGTGGCCGGACATGATGGGGCTCGTGGTGTTGTCCGGCATCACCATGCTGATCCTGGTGCTGACCGGTTTCCGGACTGCGGTCTTCAAAGCGGTGCCTGAAGCGCTCAAGACCGCCATTGTTGTGGGCATCGGCCTTTTCATCGCCCTCATTGGCCTGGTCAACGCCGGCTTCGTCCGCCGCATCCCCGATGCCGCCGGAACCACCGTTCCGCTGGGCCTGGGTGTGGACGGCAAGCTCCTTGGCTGGCCCACGCTGGTGTTCGCCGTTGGCCTGATCCTGACCATCGCCTTGGTGGTCCGCAAAGTCCGCGGCGCCATCCTGATTGGCATTGTGGTTTCCACTGCCCTGGCCGCGATCCTGGAATTCACACTTCACATCGGCCCAAGCTTTGATGGCACCAACGTCAATCCCCGTGGCTGGTCCCTGGTGGCCCCCAAGCTCAGCGAATGGGGCGCCCCGGACCTGTCCCTGATTGGCAAGGCCAATCCGATCGGCGCCTTTGAGCACCTCGGTTTCATTGCTGCGGCTTTGCTGGCGTTCGTGATCCTCCTCAGCATCTTCTTCGACGCCATGGGCACCATGGTTGGCCTGGCCAACGAGGCCGGAACCGTGGACAAGGACGGGAACATCCCCAACGTGGACCGGGTCCTCCAAGTGGACGCCCTCGGCGCGATCGTGGGCGGCGGAGCCTCCGTTTCCTCCAACCAGATCTTTGTTGAATCCGGCGCCGGCATTGGCGAAGGCGCACGCACCGGGCTCGCCTCGATCGTTACCGGCGCGCTTTTCCTGGTGGCCATGTTCTTCACTCCCCTCATCAACCTGGTTCCGTTTGAGGCCGTGGCACCCGCCCTTGTGGTGGTGGGCTTCATGATGGTCTCCCAGGTGGGCAAGATCGACTGGCAGGACTGGGGAGTGGGAATCCCCGCGTTCCTGACCATTGCCCTCATGCCGTTCACGTACTCCATTGCCAACGGCCTCGGCGCAGGCTTTATCTCCTTTGTCCTGATCCGCACTTTCCAGGGCCGAGCCCGCGAAGTCCACCCGCTCATGTGGGCTGTGGCTGGGGCGTTCCTGCTGTTCTTCGGCATTGGAACAGTAGAAGAGCTGCTGGGCGTCAAGTAG
- a CDS encoding Abi family protein, whose translation MSNSQLWSNGAHNRALDEAVTPIRMGTYLAAAGQDVSLARKLYVWDRDISAAVLADVAIIEVALRNSMAKQLHSAYGFDWYKQDIGLDGPSRSKLAEAWGRLPQGRKTPGHLVAGLMFGFWKGLLEPGGYVGKEPQRFHVSHDQLWINGLSKSFRGARAIAAADKVKFTRSWTHGIVAVVHAARNRAAHHEPFVSGFPLPGQSTRLTVQDGHAACLKLAAMLDRDLADWLKTTTNVSQLIANRPK comes from the coding sequence GTGTCCAACTCCCAGCTGTGGTCGAACGGGGCGCACAACAGAGCTCTGGACGAGGCAGTCACACCCATTCGAATGGGAACGTATTTGGCTGCGGCCGGGCAAGACGTGAGCCTGGCGCGAAAACTCTACGTCTGGGACCGGGACATATCAGCGGCTGTGCTTGCTGATGTTGCGATTATCGAAGTGGCCCTGAGGAACTCAATGGCAAAGCAACTCCACTCGGCTTATGGGTTTGACTGGTACAAGCAGGACATTGGCCTTGACGGCCCAAGCCGAAGCAAATTGGCGGAAGCATGGGGCAGGTTGCCGCAAGGACGCAAAACGCCCGGGCACTTGGTTGCAGGACTGATGTTTGGCTTTTGGAAGGGTCTCCTGGAGCCCGGAGGCTACGTAGGAAAGGAGCCCCAGAGGTTTCACGTCTCTCACGACCAACTCTGGATAAACGGACTCTCGAAGTCGTTTCGAGGCGCCCGAGCCATTGCAGCGGCCGACAAAGTGAAATTCACTCGATCATGGACTCACGGGATCGTTGCCGTTGTCCATGCGGCCAGGAACCGCGCCGCTCACCACGAGCCGTTCGTGTCCGGATTTCCGCTTCCTGGACAGAGCACCAGGCTCACGGTTCAGGACGGACATGCCGCCTGCCTTAAACTTGCCGCGATGCTTGACCGGGATCTTGCGGACTGGCTCAAAACCACGACAAACGTATCCCAACTCATCGCCAACCGCCCGAAGTAG
- a CDS encoding SRPBCC domain-containing protein: protein MATYRVTTLVAAPPQRVFAMWTDLDRFSEWIGGVTRVTDRTGPPNQAGSRYTVWFGRMASPTQILAAEPPRHIRTRFGNAILKGESDVRFTAEGQGTRIHQEFVTRGFIAGIFGRLFALGSYKGSFQGELETFRKLVEKEASGRD, encoded by the coding sequence ATGGCAACGTACCGGGTGACAACCCTCGTCGCGGCGCCGCCCCAGCGCGTCTTCGCGATGTGGACGGACCTGGATCGGTTCTCCGAATGGATCGGAGGAGTCACCCGCGTCACCGATCGCACCGGCCCACCCAACCAGGCCGGCAGCCGCTATACAGTGTGGTTTGGACGCATGGCAAGCCCCACCCAAATCCTTGCCGCAGAGCCGCCACGGCACATCCGCACCCGCTTCGGCAACGCGATCCTGAAGGGTGAGTCAGATGTGAGATTTACGGCCGAGGGCCAGGGCACACGCATCCACCAAGAATTCGTCACCCGCGGATTCATCGCCGGGATTTTTGGCCGGCTCTTCGCCCTGGGCTCTTACAAAGGCAGCTTTCAAGGCGAGCTGGAGACCTTCAGGAAACTCGTCGAGAAGGAAGCCAGCGGTCGAGACTGA
- the hutG gene encoding formimidoylglutamase codes for METSPLSVDASPTPWTGRFDGEGSEHRRWWQAVAPHTVSGAAASQRPAVVIGFCSDAGVLRNKGRVGAAAAPAAIRSALGPLAFHLDRDVFDAGDVVVEGGSLEAGQERAGLAISALLDAGNLTVVLGGGHETAFASYLGVAGSDAVRGKRLGVLNLDAHFDLRDEPIPSSGTPFLQMAEAEAAAGRELQYAVVGISEPNNTQSLFTTARRLGVKYLLDELCTPEAAEVFVADFLAGVDVLYLTIDLDVMPASVAPGVSAPAAYGVPLPVISAICRQVAASGKLLHVDVAELNPEFDIDSRTAKVAARLLNTLLA; via the coding sequence ATGGAAACCAGCCCCCTCAGCGTAGATGCCTCACCCACCCCATGGACCGGTCGCTTTGACGGCGAGGGCAGTGAGCATCGCCGCTGGTGGCAAGCCGTAGCACCCCACACGGTCTCCGGCGCGGCGGCCTCCCAGCGCCCCGCCGTCGTGATTGGTTTCTGCAGCGACGCCGGAGTTCTGCGGAACAAGGGGCGCGTGGGTGCAGCGGCAGCGCCTGCGGCTATCCGCTCTGCGCTGGGTCCGCTGGCTTTTCATCTTGACCGTGACGTGTTCGACGCCGGTGATGTGGTGGTGGAGGGCGGCTCACTGGAAGCGGGCCAAGAGCGCGCCGGGCTCGCCATCTCGGCACTGCTCGACGCCGGTAACCTCACTGTTGTGTTGGGCGGAGGCCACGAGACCGCGTTTGCCAGCTACCTGGGTGTTGCCGGTTCGGACGCCGTCCGCGGTAAGCGGCTGGGCGTGCTGAACCTGGACGCCCACTTTGACCTCCGGGATGAACCGATTCCCAGCTCCGGCACTCCGTTCCTGCAGATGGCCGAGGCGGAAGCCGCCGCTGGGCGCGAACTGCAGTACGCCGTCGTCGGCATCTCAGAGCCCAACAACACTCAGTCGCTCTTCACCACGGCCCGGCGTTTGGGCGTGAAATACCTCCTGGATGAGCTGTGCACTCCGGAAGCTGCGGAAGTGTTTGTTGCTGACTTCCTGGCCGGCGTGGACGTTCTGTACTTGACCATAGATCTGGACGTGATGCCGGCGTCCGTGGCACCCGGTGTGAGTGCGCCCGCCGCCTATGGTGTGCCGCTGCCGGTGATCAGCGCCATCTGCCGGCAAGTGGCAGCCAGCGGCAAGTTGCTGCATGTGGACGTGGCCGAGCTGAATCCTGAGTTCGACATCGACTCCCGGACTGCCAAAGTGGCGGCCCGGCTGTTGAACACGCTGCTGGCATAG
- the hutH gene encoding histidine ammonia-lyase: MAPSNEQLTVTLGSSGVTPEDVVAVARHDAKVTISQEALDNVAKVRAHIDDLATSDVPAYGISTGFGALANRHIPNDLRTQLQKSLIRSHAAGMGPAVEREVVRGIMFLRAKTLASGRTGVRPVVLQTMVDVLNAGITPLVREFGSLGCSGDLAPLSHCALVLMGEGEAMGPDGELYGTAGQPPVAELLAQHGIEPVTLAEKEGLALVNGTEGMLGMLLMAIADIRLLLATADVTAALSVEALLGTDQVFLPELHAALRPHPGQAASADNMLRVLSNSPIVASHRINDTKVQDAYSLRCAPQVAGAVRDTVDHAALVASRELAAAIDNPVVLPDGRVTSNGNFHGAPVAYVLDFLAIAVADLSSIAERRTDRMLDPARSHGLPAFLAGDPGVDSGLMIAQYTQAGLVSDNKRLAVPASVDSIPSSAMQEDHVSMGWHAARKLRKAVENLRRVLAVELVTSARAIDMRTQMSDGELTPGPAGTAVLEVLREVVQGPGADRFLSPELEAADRLVGSGAVRAAAESAVGILA, from the coding sequence GTGGCCCCATCCAACGAACAGCTCACCGTCACCCTCGGCTCCAGTGGCGTCACCCCGGAAGACGTCGTCGCCGTCGCACGCCACGACGCCAAGGTGACCATCTCCCAGGAAGCCTTGGACAACGTTGCCAAGGTCCGTGCCCACATTGACGATCTGGCCACCAGTGACGTTCCTGCGTACGGCATTTCCACGGGCTTCGGCGCACTGGCCAACCGCCACATCCCCAACGACCTCCGCACGCAGCTGCAGAAGTCGCTCATCCGCAGCCACGCAGCCGGCATGGGCCCGGCAGTGGAACGCGAAGTGGTTCGCGGCATCATGTTCCTCCGCGCCAAGACGCTGGCATCGGGACGCACCGGCGTCCGCCCCGTGGTTTTGCAGACCATGGTGGACGTCCTCAACGCGGGGATCACCCCGCTGGTCCGCGAGTTCGGTTCGCTGGGCTGCTCGGGCGACCTCGCTCCGTTGTCCCATTGCGCATTAGTCCTCATGGGCGAAGGTGAAGCTATGGGTCCCGACGGCGAACTGTACGGAACCGCTGGCCAGCCGCCGGTTGCTGAGCTTCTTGCGCAGCATGGGATCGAGCCGGTCACCCTCGCCGAGAAGGAGGGCCTGGCCCTCGTCAACGGTACCGAGGGAATGCTCGGCATGCTGCTGATGGCCATTGCTGACATTCGTTTGTTGCTTGCGACGGCGGACGTCACCGCGGCGCTCAGTGTCGAGGCCCTGTTGGGTACCGACCAGGTGTTCCTGCCGGAGCTTCACGCTGCACTGCGGCCGCACCCGGGCCAGGCAGCCAGCGCCGACAACATGCTCCGCGTGCTGTCCAACTCGCCCATCGTTGCTTCCCACCGGATCAATGACACCAAGGTCCAGGACGCTTACTCGCTGCGTTGCGCACCGCAGGTTGCCGGTGCTGTCCGCGACACCGTGGACCATGCAGCGCTGGTCGCTTCCCGCGAACTCGCCGCAGCGATCGACAACCCGGTGGTCCTCCCGGACGGCCGCGTGACCTCCAACGGCAACTTCCACGGTGCCCCTGTGGCTTACGTTCTGGACTTCCTGGCCATCGCGGTGGCGGACCTCAGCTCAATTGCCGAGCGACGCACGGACCGCATGCTGGACCCTGCCCGCTCACACGGTCTGCCGGCGTTCCTCGCTGGCGACCCCGGTGTGGACTCCGGCCTCATGATCGCCCAGTACACCCAGGCCGGCCTCGTCTCTGACAACAAGCGGCTGGCTGTCCCGGCGTCAGTGGACTCCATCCCGAGTTCGGCCATGCAGGAAGATCACGTATCCATGGGCTGGCACGCTGCCCGGAAGCTGCGCAAGGCCGTGGAGAACCTTCGCCGCGTGCTCGCCGTCGAGCTGGTCACCAGCGCCCGCGCCATTGATATGCGGACGCAAATGTCCGACGGCGAACTCACCCCGGGTCCGGCCGGGACGGCGGTGCTTGAGGTGCTTCGCGAAGTGGTCCAGGGCCCGGGCGCTGACCGGTTCCTGTCGCCGGAACTGGAAGCGGCTGACCGTCTGGTTGGCTCCGGCGCGGTCCGTGCGGCCGCCGAATCCGCCGTCGGGATTTTGGCCTGA
- a CDS encoding IclR family transcriptional regulator, which produces MTTTPTAHGKATSKVPAAENTLRILKLLASRRGPMAASNIATALGLPRSSVYHLLGVMEANGFVLHLHEEQRYGLGISAFELSSAYSRQEPLSRLGRPMLASLVDVIGESAHLAVLHGRDVLYIVEERAKNRPSLVTDVGVRLPSHLTASGRAILAALPKSQVRALYPNAAAFTSRHEVEFPIMKYSALSSHLDQVRQRGYATENGEITPGFGSIAAAVTDHVGWPTAAVAVTFLEDKVPAEQWPVLAARIRKAADELSVRIHGRPGA; this is translated from the coding sequence ATGACAACGACGCCAACCGCCCATGGCAAAGCCACGTCCAAGGTCCCGGCCGCTGAGAATACCCTGCGCATTTTGAAACTGTTGGCCTCGCGACGCGGCCCCATGGCGGCGTCGAACATTGCAACAGCCCTCGGCTTGCCACGCTCCAGCGTGTACCACCTGCTGGGTGTGATGGAAGCGAATGGGTTCGTCCTGCACCTGCATGAAGAGCAGCGCTACGGGCTGGGTATCAGCGCTTTCGAGCTCAGCTCTGCGTACTCGCGTCAGGAACCCCTGTCCCGGCTGGGACGTCCCATGCTCGCTTCCCTGGTGGACGTGATCGGTGAGAGCGCGCACTTGGCGGTGCTTCACGGCCGGGATGTTCTCTACATCGTGGAGGAGCGGGCCAAGAACCGCCCCAGCCTGGTAACTGACGTCGGTGTCCGCCTGCCCAGCCACCTCACGGCGTCGGGCCGCGCGATTCTTGCCGCGCTGCCAAAGTCGCAAGTCCGCGCCCTGTATCCAAATGCGGCCGCCTTCACCTCACGGCATGAAGTTGAGTTCCCCATCATGAAGTACTCCGCGCTGTCATCGCATCTGGATCAAGTGCGGCAGCGCGGCTACGCCACGGAAAACGGCGAAATCACGCCGGGGTTCGGCTCAATCGCCGCCGCTGTGACGGACCATGTTGGATGGCCGACGGCGGCAGTCGCCGTCACGTTCTTGGAGGACAAAGTGCCTGCTGAGCAGTGGCCGGTTCTGGCCGCCCGCATCCGGAAAGCGGCGGACGAACTGTCGGTGCGAATCCACGGACGGCCCGGGGCCTGA
- a CDS encoding urocanate hydratase, with product MAPADFTSGARPVKAARGTELTAKSWQTEAPLRMLMNNLDPEVAERPDDLVVYGGTGRAVRSWAAFDAITRTLETMEKDETLLVQSGKPVGVFRTHEWAPRVLLANSNLVGDWATWPEFRRLEAEGLMMYGQMTAGSWIYIGTQGILQGTYETFAAVGNKLSAVRQNTARHPAPAAEGSTEGPLAGTLTLTGGCGGMGGAQPLAVTLNDGACLIVDVDETRLRRRAGKRYLDEVETDLDAAIKKVQKAKDERRGWSVGYVGNAAEVFPELLARHKAGEITFDVVTDQTSAHDPLSYLPEGISVAEWHTEAEADPEGFTKKAQASMARQVQAMVEFQDAGAEVFDYGNSIRDEARKGGYTRAFEFPGFVPAYIRPLFCEGLGPFRWVALSGDPEDIAVTDKAIKELFPENKHLHKWLDAAADRVEFEGLPARICWLGYGERAKAGLLFNQLVKEGKVKAPIVIGRDHLDSGSVASPYRETESMADGSDAIADWPLLNALINTSSGATWVSIHHGGGVGIGRSLHAGQVSVADGTDLAAEKLERLLTNDPGMGVIRHVDAGYDRAVEVANERGVRIPMNESPESK from the coding sequence ATGGCACCCGCCGATTTCACTTCTGGTGCCCGTCCGGTTAAGGCCGCCCGGGGTACCGAGCTCACTGCCAAGTCGTGGCAGACCGAAGCGCCGTTGCGCATGTTGATGAACAACCTGGATCCGGAGGTTGCTGAGCGTCCGGATGATCTGGTGGTTTACGGTGGCACGGGCCGTGCTGTGCGTAGTTGGGCTGCTTTTGATGCGATTACCCGGACTCTGGAAACCATGGAGAAGGACGAAACTCTTTTGGTGCAGTCGGGCAAGCCGGTGGGTGTGTTCCGCACCCATGAGTGGGCTCCGCGGGTGTTGCTGGCGAACTCGAATCTGGTGGGGGACTGGGCAACGTGGCCTGAGTTCCGCCGGCTCGAGGCTGAGGGTTTGATGATGTACGGCCAGATGACGGCCGGGTCCTGGATCTACATCGGTACCCAGGGCATCCTGCAGGGCACGTACGAGACTTTTGCCGCGGTCGGGAACAAGCTCTCTGCTGTCAGGCAGAACACCGCACGTCACCCGGCACCGGCAGCGGAGGGCTCCACCGAGGGGCCTTTGGCGGGGACCCTGACGTTGACGGGTGGGTGTGGTGGCATGGGCGGGGCCCAGCCGTTGGCTGTGACCCTGAACGATGGTGCGTGCTTGATTGTTGACGTGGACGAGACCCGTCTGCGCCGCCGCGCCGGGAAGCGGTACCTGGACGAGGTGGAAACGGATCTGGACGCCGCGATCAAGAAGGTCCAGAAGGCCAAGGATGAGCGTCGCGGCTGGTCCGTAGGGTATGTGGGCAACGCCGCCGAAGTGTTCCCGGAACTGCTGGCCCGTCACAAGGCCGGGGAGATCACCTTTGATGTGGTCACCGATCAGACCTCCGCGCACGATCCGTTGTCGTACCTGCCCGAGGGCATCAGCGTGGCCGAGTGGCATACCGAGGCTGAGGCTGACCCGGAAGGGTTCACGAAGAAGGCCCAGGCGTCCATGGCCCGCCAGGTCCAGGCAATGGTGGAGTTCCAGGACGCCGGGGCTGAGGTGTTCGATTACGGCAACTCCATCCGTGATGAGGCACGCAAGGGCGGGTACACCCGGGCGTTTGAGTTCCCGGGCTTCGTTCCGGCGTATATCCGTCCGTTGTTCTGCGAGGGCCTGGGCCCGTTCCGCTGGGTTGCCCTGTCCGGGGATCCGGAAGACATCGCCGTCACCGACAAAGCGATCAAAGAGCTCTTCCCGGAGAACAAGCACCTGCACAAGTGGCTCGACGCCGCCGCGGACCGGGTGGAGTTCGAGGGCCTGCCGGCACGCATTTGTTGGCTCGGCTACGGCGAACGCGCCAAGGCCGGGTTGTTGTTCAACCAGTTGGTGAAGGAGGGCAAGGTCAAGGCCCCGATCGTGATCGGCCGTGACCACCTGGACTCGGGGTCGGTGGCGTCCCCGTACCGGGAGACCGAGTCCATGGCTGATGGTTCGGATGCGATTGCTGACTGGCCGTTGCTCAACGCCCTGATCAACACCTCCTCCGGTGCCACCTGGGTCTCCATCCACCACGGCGGCGGTGTCGGTATCGGCCGGTCACTGCACGCCGGACAGGTCTCCGTCGCCGACGGCACCGACCTCGCCGCGGAGAAGCTCGAACGGCTCCTGACCAACGATCCCGGCATGGGCGTCATCCGCCACGTCGACGCCGGCTACGACCGCGCCGTCGAGGTCGCCAACGAACGCGGCGTCCGCATCCCCATGAACGAATCCCCAGAGAGCAAGTAA
- a CDS encoding ALF repeat-containing protein produces the protein MLSSFRATRRRVTAALIAVAAGASLLFAAPAQAYDIPTFEVPHAAQAPVPFVERATDTAGVVELWKTGGPATRAAAATALVGGADALQAFLDAGQDVTLAADRKQLVTELTTRGSAHVRSTAQKILAANDPATIDAFLATGWAETWKGDLRVAATFFQEYGNVHVERAAAESLDKGDGAIEKFVLEGWRAKVWMTDRMAAYAVLASENPAVSAAAEAALKTENGDVVADFLRYGQFVVAGHDAELRTVSGLLQQVKADVAANPNGTAAVADRAKAAIEKAKNAASAAREADTARLMADWKFQSAQALPRAVIDGASMITEKPLREAFAKAAKEVPGLLATLTAPGADLNTLINEARQATLDLGLVGTPEVRKAAEAALLGGDAAIKDFITVGHDAAETLDGTVMLNERQRVAQLHATGGEYVRKAASIAGKSWSHPDTRYFLEYGLAQAQELDNRILAYQKLDDADLELRVAANIALEGSRADAQAFATVWQFAAADRDAATTAHVASIDAMIAELVGLADTAAVDAGKAADAAKAAEEARQAEEARQAEAARQAEAAAEAARQAEAAAAAAGGQPGQAGAGQVDVSQHSGAGAAPVIVPWPRDYAPAVGLAETGTPAEAAATPAATPSPAPSISVPPAASAAKDSASVDSQSQEAATPLAASSAGMSGWTIGLIVALVLAAAGAITFLLRRKGAASA, from the coding sequence TTGTTATCTTCATTCCGCGCTACCCGGCGCCGTGTTACTGCTGCCCTGATTGCCGTTGCAGCTGGGGCTTCTCTGCTCTTCGCTGCTCCAGCCCAGGCCTACGACATTCCCACCTTTGAGGTGCCGCACGCCGCTCAGGCTCCTGTCCCGTTCGTGGAGCGGGCCACTGATACTGCCGGCGTTGTTGAGCTGTGGAAGACAGGTGGCCCTGCAACCCGCGCCGCTGCTGCGACCGCGCTGGTGGGTGGCGCCGATGCGCTTCAGGCATTCCTCGACGCCGGACAGGACGTCACGCTCGCCGCGGACCGCAAGCAGCTGGTCACCGAGCTGACGACGCGGGGAAGTGCGCATGTTCGCTCAACTGCGCAAAAGATCCTGGCGGCGAATGACCCCGCGACGATCGATGCGTTCCTTGCTACGGGCTGGGCCGAGACGTGGAAGGGTGACCTCAGAGTCGCTGCTACGTTCTTTCAGGAGTACGGCAATGTCCATGTTGAACGCGCCGCGGCCGAGAGTCTGGACAAGGGCGATGGGGCTATTGAGAAGTTTGTCCTTGAGGGCTGGCGCGCCAAGGTCTGGATGACGGACCGCATGGCGGCTTATGCGGTGTTGGCTTCCGAGAATCCTGCAGTCTCTGCCGCTGCGGAGGCCGCGCTGAAAACCGAAAACGGGGATGTGGTGGCCGATTTCCTTCGCTACGGCCAGTTTGTGGTTGCCGGTCACGACGCTGAGTTGAGGACAGTGTCCGGGCTGCTCCAGCAGGTCAAGGCCGATGTCGCAGCCAACCCCAACGGCACCGCAGCTGTTGCTGATCGCGCGAAGGCCGCCATAGAGAAAGCCAAAAATGCGGCATCAGCTGCGAGGGAAGCAGACACCGCCAGATTGATGGCCGATTGGAAATTCCAGTCCGCGCAGGCACTCCCACGTGCTGTTATCGACGGCGCAAGCATGATCACTGAGAAGCCACTACGGGAAGCCTTTGCCAAGGCAGCCAAAGAAGTGCCCGGTCTACTCGCAACCCTGACGGCCCCCGGTGCCGACCTCAACACCCTGATCAACGAAGCACGCCAAGCCACCTTGGACCTTGGGCTGGTAGGTACACCGGAGGTTCGGAAAGCCGCGGAGGCCGCGCTGCTGGGTGGCGACGCCGCGATCAAGGACTTCATCACCGTCGGGCACGATGCTGCAGAAACGTTGGATGGCACCGTCATGCTCAACGAGAGGCAGCGCGTTGCCCAGCTCCACGCTACGGGCGGCGAATACGTTCGCAAGGCGGCCTCGATAGCCGGAAAGTCCTGGAGTCACCCGGATACCCGCTACTTCCTTGAGTACGGATTGGCTCAGGCGCAGGAGCTCGACAACCGCATCCTCGCCTACCAGAAGCTGGACGATGCAGATCTGGAACTGCGGGTTGCCGCCAATATAGCCCTGGAAGGTAGCCGGGCAGACGCGCAAGCATTCGCTACGGTCTGGCAGTTTGCAGCCGCCGATCGAGACGCGGCAACCACTGCCCACGTTGCCTCTATCGACGCCATGATCGCCGAGCTTGTTGGGCTTGCAGACACAGCAGCCGTCGACGCCGGTAAGGCGGCCGACGCTGCCAAGGCCGCGGAAGAGGCACGCCAAGCGGAAGAGGCACGCCAAGCCGAAGCCGCACGCCAAGCGGAAGCCGCCGCGGAAGCTGCACGCCAGGCCGAAGCTGCCGCGGCCGCTGCTGGTGGACAGCCCGGCCAGGCTGGAGCCGGACAGGTTGATGTTTCACAGCACTCCGGTGCCGGAGCAGCCCCAGTGATCGTTCCTTGGCCCCGCGACTACGCTCCCGCCGTCGGACTTGCTGAAACAGGTACCCCGGCCGAGGCGGCCGCAACACCTGCCGCCACTCCGTCGCCCGCGCCGAGCATTTCGGTGCCGCCGGCCGCTTCAGCTGCCAAGGATTCCGCGTCGGTTGATTCCCAGTCCCAAGAGGCGGCCACCCCGCTGGCCGCTTCCTCTGCGGGGATGAGCGGATGGACTATTGGGCTGATCGTGGCGCTGGTCCTGGCTGCGGCGGGAGCCATTACGTTCCTGCTTCGGCGTAAGGGCGCAGCGTCAGCGTGA